In the genome of Blastopirellula marina, one region contains:
- a CDS encoding integrase core domain-containing protein produces the protein RWRVEYNTVRPHSSLGYRPPAPEAILPGEAASATLQHLPLEESLKTIT, from the coding sequence CGGTGGCGAGTCGAGTACAACACGGTACGCCCGCACAGTTCGCTGGGGTACCGCCCACCGGCACCGGAGGCCATTCTTCCAGGGGAAGCTGCTTCCGCTACGCTCCAGCACCTTCCCCTGGAAGAATCCTTGAAGACTATAACTTAA